One Kitasatospora sp. MAP12-44 DNA segment encodes these proteins:
- a CDS encoding catalase has translation MSKILTTESGAPIADNQNSASAGEYGPLLIQDQQLLEKLARFNRERIPERVVHARGSGAYGYFEVTDEVSQFTRANFLASVGKRTEVFLRFSTVAGNLGSSDAVRDPRGFALKFYTEEGNYDLVGNNTPVFFIKDPIKFPDFIHSQKRDPFTGIQEADNVWDFWAHSPASTHQITWLFGDRGIPASYRHMNGYGSHTYQWVNEAGEAFWVKYHFKTNQGIRSLDGAQAAEVVGSDADSHQRDLHQAIERGVFPSWTLYVQLMPVAEAADYRFNPFDLTKVWPHADYPLQKVGRLVLNKNPENVFAEVEQSAFSPNNFVPGIGPSPDKMLQGRLFAYADAQRYRLGVNHTLLAVNAPKATEANNYGRDGFAAVNKSGRGKNYEPNSYDGPAQTDSALAAPVALNGHTGTYTTPAHTKDDDFFQAGELFRVMSAGEQERLINNIAGFLAQVTRDDIVEKNLAHFHAADENYGRRLEAAVAKLRAGDEA, from the coding sequence ATGTCCAAGATCCTGACCACTGAGTCCGGCGCCCCCATCGCCGACAACCAGAACTCGGCCTCCGCCGGCGAGTACGGCCCGCTGCTCATCCAGGACCAGCAGCTGCTGGAGAAGCTCGCGCGCTTCAACCGCGAGCGCATCCCGGAGCGCGTGGTGCACGCCCGCGGTTCGGGCGCGTACGGCTACTTCGAGGTCACCGACGAGGTCTCGCAGTTCACCCGCGCCAACTTCCTTGCCTCGGTGGGCAAGCGCACCGAGGTCTTCCTGCGCTTCTCCACCGTCGCGGGCAACCTCGGTTCGAGCGACGCGGTGCGTGACCCCCGCGGCTTCGCGCTGAAGTTCTACACCGAAGAGGGCAACTACGACCTCGTCGGCAACAACACCCCGGTGTTCTTCATCAAGGACCCGATCAAGTTCCCCGACTTCATCCACTCGCAGAAGCGCGACCCCTTCACCGGGATCCAGGAAGCCGACAACGTCTGGGACTTCTGGGCGCACTCGCCCGCCTCGACGCACCAGATCACCTGGCTCTTCGGCGACCGCGGCATCCCGGCCTCGTACCGCCACATGAACGGCTACGGCTCGCACACCTACCAGTGGGTCAACGAGGCGGGCGAGGCCTTCTGGGTCAAGTACCACTTCAAGACCAACCAGGGCATCCGCTCGCTGGACGGCGCCCAGGCCGCCGAGGTGGTGGGCTCCGACGCCGACAGCCACCAGCGCGACCTGCACCAGGCCATCGAGCGCGGTGTGTTCCCGTCCTGGACCCTGTACGTCCAGCTGATGCCGGTGGCCGAGGCGGCCGACTACCGCTTCAACCCGTTCGACCTCACCAAGGTGTGGCCGCACGCGGACTACCCGCTGCAGAAGGTCGGCCGGCTGGTCCTGAACAAGAACCCCGAGAACGTCTTCGCCGAGGTCGAGCAGTCGGCCTTCTCGCCGAACAACTTCGTTCCCGGCATCGGCCCGTCCCCGGACAAGATGCTCCAGGGCCGGCTCTTCGCCTACGCGGACGCCCAGCGCTACCGCCTCGGCGTCAACCACACCCTGCTCGCCGTCAACGCCCCCAAGGCGACCGAGGCGAACAACTACGGCCGCGATGGCTTCGCTGCGGTCAACAAGTCCGGCCGCGGCAAGAACTACGAGCCCAACTCGTACGACGGCCCCGCCCAGACCGACAGCGCGCTGGCCGCGCCGGTGGCCCTCAACGGCCACACCGGCACGTACACCACCCCCGCGCACACCAAGGACGACGACTTCTTCCAGGCGGGCGAGCTGTTCCGCGTGATGTCGGCCGGTGAGCAGGAGCGCCTGATCAACAACATCGCGGGCTTCCTGGCCCAGGTGACCCGCG
- the alc gene encoding allantoicase: protein MSTSQTPAAAFTELVNLASRLLGAGVVATNEDTFADAENLLVAKAAEFRAHTFGHKGQIMDGWESKRRRGVSAEQPHPTDEDHDWAIVRLGVAGRIHGVIVDTAHFTGNYPESGSVQAASIPGHPSVEELDGAEWTDLVPRTALQGDTAHAFEVSDPTRYTHVRLNIWPDGGVARLRVHGEVLPDPRDLDGLTFDLAAQEYGGVAEAASDRYFSSPHNLNSPGRASVMGDGWETRRRRDKANDWVQIALAGGGEVLAAEVDTTHFVANAPGWADLVGYDATSGGDPSTDPDGWFEILPRTRLQPDTRHRLRLDVGRPVTHVRINVYPDGGLARLRLTGRLTEAGRAALALRWFNALPAAEAVQALTEAGLTGAEATTLATARPLAAPAELTAAVTALQPADGPDGTETSRRAAAIWRLLGV from the coding sequence ATGAGTACCAGTCAGACCCCGGCCGCCGCCTTCACCGAGCTGGTCAACCTCGCCTCCCGCCTGCTGGGCGCCGGCGTGGTGGCCACCAACGAGGACACCTTCGCCGACGCGGAGAACCTCCTGGTCGCCAAGGCCGCCGAGTTCCGCGCGCACACCTTCGGCCACAAGGGCCAGATCATGGACGGCTGGGAGAGCAAGCGCCGGCGCGGCGTCAGCGCCGAGCAGCCGCACCCCACCGACGAGGACCACGACTGGGCGATCGTCCGGCTCGGTGTGGCCGGCCGGATCCACGGCGTGATCGTGGACACCGCGCACTTCACTGGCAACTACCCGGAGTCCGGCTCGGTGCAGGCCGCCTCGATACCCGGCCACCCGTCGGTCGAGGAGCTGGACGGCGCCGAGTGGACCGATCTGGTCCCGCGCACCGCGCTGCAGGGCGACACCGCCCACGCGTTCGAGGTCAGCGACCCGACCCGCTACACCCACGTCCGGCTGAACATCTGGCCGGACGGCGGCGTGGCCCGCCTGCGGGTGCACGGCGAGGTGCTGCCCGACCCGCGCGACCTGGACGGCCTCACCTTCGACCTGGCCGCCCAGGAGTACGGCGGCGTGGCCGAGGCCGCCTCGGACCGCTACTTCTCCTCCCCGCACAACCTGAACTCTCCCGGTCGCGCCTCCGTCATGGGCGACGGCTGGGAGACCCGGCGTCGGCGCGACAAGGCCAACGACTGGGTACAGATCGCCCTGGCCGGGGGCGGCGAGGTCCTGGCCGCCGAGGTGGACACCACCCACTTCGTCGCCAACGCCCCCGGCTGGGCCGACCTGGTGGGCTATGACGCCACCTCCGGTGGGGACCCGTCCACCGACCCTGACGGCTGGTTCGAGATCCTGCCGCGCACCCGCCTGCAGCCCGACACCCGCCACCGCCTGCGCCTGGACGTAGGCCGCCCGGTCACCCACGTGCGGATCAACGTCTACCCGGACGGCGGCCTGGCCCGGCTGCGGCTGACCGGCCGGCTCACCGAGGCCGGCCGCGCCGCCCTCGCGCTGCGCTGGTTCAACGCGCTGCCCGCCGCCGAGGCCGTCCAGGCCCTCACCGAGGCCGGCCTGACCGGCGCCGAGGCGACCACCCTCGCCACGGCCCGTCCGCTCGCCGCCCCGGCCGAGCTCACCGCCGCCGTGACGGCCCTGCAGCCCGCCGACGGCCCCGACGGCACCGAGACCTCCCGCCGGGCCGCCGCGATCTGGCGCCTGCTGGGCGTCTGA
- a CDS encoding 2-hydroxy-3-oxopropionate reductase: protein MSATPRTIAFIGLGIMGSPMAANLVKAGHTVTGFNLEQSAIDALVAAGGKGATSIADAVTGADVIITMVPADPHVEQVILGEGGVLENAKAGSLVIDMSSITPQTSIKVAAAAKEKGIRTLDAPVSGGEAGAIEAVLSIMVGGEAADFAEAKPLFDALGTTVIHVGPAGAGQTVKAANQLIVAVNIQVVAEAVVFLENAGVDLQAALDVLAGGLAGSTVLNRKKANMVNREFAPGFRIDLHHKDMGIVTAAARAVEAPLPVGSLVAQLVASARANGDGSLDHSALLRGVERLAGREVK, encoded by the coding sequence GTGAGCGCCACCCCCCGCACCATCGCCTTCATCGGTCTCGGCATCATGGGCAGCCCGATGGCCGCCAACCTGGTCAAGGCCGGGCACACCGTCACCGGCTTCAACCTCGAGCAGTCCGCCATCGACGCCCTGGTGGCGGCCGGCGGCAAGGGCGCGACCAGCATCGCCGACGCCGTGACCGGCGCCGACGTGATCATCACCATGGTCCCGGCCGACCCGCACGTCGAGCAGGTCATCCTCGGTGAGGGCGGTGTCCTGGAGAACGCCAAGGCCGGCTCGCTCGTGATCGACATGAGCAGCATCACCCCGCAGACCTCGATCAAGGTCGCCGCCGCCGCCAAGGAGAAGGGCATCCGCACCCTGGACGCCCCCGTCTCCGGTGGCGAGGCCGGTGCCATCGAGGCCGTCCTGTCCATCATGGTCGGTGGCGAGGCGGCGGACTTCGCCGAGGCCAAGCCGCTCTTCGACGCGCTGGGCACCACGGTCATCCACGTCGGCCCGGCCGGTGCCGGTCAGACGGTGAAGGCCGCCAACCAGCTCATCGTGGCCGTGAACATCCAGGTCGTGGCCGAGGCCGTGGTCTTCCTGGAGAACGCGGGCGTCGACCTGCAGGCCGCGCTGGACGTCCTCGCGGGCGGCCTGGCCGGCTCCACGGTGCTGAACCGCAAGAAGGCCAACATGGTCAACCGCGAGTTCGCGCCGGGCTTCCGGATCGACCTGCACCACAAGGACATGGGCATCGTGACGGCCGCCGCGCGCGCCGTCGAGGCCCCGCTGCCGGTCGGCTCGCTGGTCGCCCAGCTGGTCGCCTCGGCCCGCGCCAACGGTGACGGCTCGCTGGACCACTCGGCCCTGCTGCGCGGCGTCGAGCGCCTCGCGGGCCGCGAGGTCAAGTAA
- a CDS encoding glycerate kinase — MPATPTQGHVVVAPDKFKGTLEGAEVAARLAAGIRKVAPQLEVRELPVADGGEGTLAAALAAGFTRIPAKVAGPTGLPVDAAIAVKGETAVVELALASGLARLPGGRTAPLAAGSYGVGQLIGRAISLGARRIVLGLGGSACTDGGAGMVQALGVSLVDSEGAELPPGGAALRRLHRIDPGSIAKTLKGIEVVVACDVDNPLLGRRGATAVYGPQKGADGEDLLVLEAGLTRWADVVAATTGEDFRDAPGAGAAGGVGFAALALLGATMRPGIELLLELLGFDEAVRGARLVVTGEGCLDAQTLHGKAPAGVAAAATGAGVPVAAVAGRLELSESEWRGAGFVAAYALTDLAEQPGDSLIKAAELAEVAGERLAADLLA, encoded by the coding sequence ATGCCCGCCACCCCCACCCAGGGCCATGTGGTCGTAGCTCCCGACAAGTTCAAGGGCACCTTGGAGGGCGCCGAGGTCGCCGCCCGCCTGGCGGCCGGCATCCGCAAGGTCGCGCCCCAGCTGGAGGTCCGCGAGCTCCCGGTCGCCGACGGCGGCGAGGGAACGCTGGCCGCCGCGCTGGCGGCCGGCTTCACCCGGATACCCGCCAAGGTGGCCGGTCCGACCGGCCTGCCGGTGGACGCCGCGATCGCCGTCAAGGGCGAGACCGCCGTGGTCGAGCTCGCGCTGGCCTCCGGGCTTGCCAGGCTCCCCGGCGGACGCACCGCGCCGCTCGCGGCCGGCTCCTACGGGGTCGGCCAGCTGATCGGACGGGCGATCAGCCTCGGTGCCCGGCGGATCGTGCTCGGTCTGGGCGGCAGCGCCTGCACCGACGGCGGCGCCGGCATGGTCCAGGCGCTGGGCGTCTCCCTGGTGGACTCGGAGGGCGCCGAACTGCCCCCCGGCGGTGCGGCCCTGCGCCGGCTGCACCGCATCGACCCCGGATCGATCGCCAAGACGCTCAAGGGCATCGAGGTCGTGGTGGCCTGCGACGTGGACAACCCGCTGCTCGGCCGGCGCGGTGCCACCGCCGTCTACGGCCCGCAGAAGGGCGCCGACGGCGAGGACCTGCTGGTCCTGGAGGCCGGGCTGACCCGCTGGGCCGACGTGGTCGCGGCCACCACCGGCGAGGACTTCCGAGACGCCCCCGGCGCCGGGGCTGCAGGAGGGGTCGGCTTCGCCGCCCTGGCCCTGCTCGGCGCCACCATGCGGCCCGGCATCGAGCTTCTGCTCGAGCTGCTGGGCTTCGACGAGGCCGTGCGTGGGGCACGCCTGGTCGTGACCGGCGAGGGGTGCCTGGACGCACAGACGCTCCATGGCAAGGCCCCCGCCGGCGTCGCCGCGGCGGCCACTGGGGCGGGGGTTCCGGTGGCCGCTGTGGCTGGACGGCTCGAACTGTCGGAGAGCGAGTGGCGCGGGGCGGGTTTCGTCGCCGCGTACGCGCTCACCGACCTGGCCGAGCAGCCGGGGGACAGCCTCATCAAGGCGGCGGAACTGGCCGAGGTCGCGGGGGAGCGACTGGCGGCCGACCTGCTGGCCTAG
- a CDS encoding helix-turn-helix domain-containing protein, whose translation MTDAMEHPLTAAIKPLLDAVGATALAVSEAKPDDVVLEWDGAPAVAVRLPHLSNALDRLLAEMTRQFDGRPLTELDRLEKQRVVALLEERGAFTVRHGVETVASALGVSRFTVYNYLNRQVDGPKAD comes from the coding sequence GTGACCGACGCCATGGAACACCCGCTCACCGCGGCGATAAAGCCGCTGCTGGACGCGGTCGGCGCGACGGCGCTGGCCGTCTCCGAGGCCAAGCCCGACGACGTCGTCCTGGAATGGGACGGCGCCCCGGCCGTGGCCGTCCGGCTGCCCCACCTCAGCAACGCCCTGGACAGGCTGCTCGCCGAGATGACCCGGCAGTTCGACGGCCGTCCGCTCACCGAGCTCGACCGGCTCGAGAAGCAGCGCGTCGTCGCCCTGCTGGAGGAACGCGGCGCCTTCACGGTCCGCCATGGCGTGGAGACCGTGGCGTCCGCACTGGGCGTCAGCCGGTTCACGGTGTACAACTACCTCAACCGGCAGGTCGACGGCCCGAAGGCCGACTGA
- a CDS encoding TIM barrel protein codes for MIDVTAASKHASLNGRVTVNLSILFSELPLLERPAAAAAAGFTAAELWWPFGADHTPSEAEQDALRKAFTDAGVRLTGLNFVDDLTVGAKGTVSLPAERDRFRENVPVAAALAGSLGATGLNALYGNRVDGVDRAVQDQLALENLVLAAQAAHGIGAVLLIEALNKVDAPDYPLWTAEDAVAIVDKVNAATGLGNAKFLCDLYHLAVNGEDLAAVIATHADKIGHVQIADNPGRNEPGTGELDFDDLFARLDAAGYQGRIGLEYRPSTGVSADSFEWLPRELRSA; via the coding sequence GTGATTGACGTGACTGCCGCTTCCAAGCACGCGTCCTTGAATGGCCGCGTCACGGTCAACCTGTCGATCCTGTTCAGTGAGCTTCCGCTCCTGGAGCGTCCCGCCGCCGCGGCGGCCGCCGGCTTCACCGCCGCCGAGCTGTGGTGGCCCTTCGGGGCCGACCACACCCCGTCCGAGGCCGAGCAGGACGCGCTCCGCAAGGCCTTCACGGACGCCGGTGTCAGGCTCACCGGCCTCAACTTCGTGGACGACCTCACGGTCGGCGCCAAGGGCACCGTCTCGCTCCCCGCCGAGCGGGACCGCTTCCGGGAGAACGTCCCGGTGGCCGCCGCGCTGGCCGGGTCGCTCGGCGCCACGGGGCTCAACGCCCTCTACGGCAACCGGGTCGACGGTGTGGACCGGGCCGTGCAGGACCAGCTCGCGCTGGAGAACCTGGTGCTCGCCGCGCAGGCCGCGCACGGCATCGGCGCCGTCCTGCTGATCGAGGCGCTCAACAAGGTGGACGCCCCGGACTACCCGCTGTGGACCGCCGAGGACGCCGTCGCGATCGTCGACAAGGTCAACGCCGCCACAGGCCTGGGCAACGCCAAGTTCCTCTGCGACCTCTACCACCTGGCGGTGAACGGCGAGGACCTGGCCGCCGTCATCGCCACCCACGCGGACAAGATCGGCCATGTGCAGATCGCCGACAACCCGGGCCGCAACGAGCCCGGCACCGGCGAGCTGGACTTCGACGACCTGTTCGCCCGCCTCGACGCGGCCGGCTACCAGGGCCGCATCGGCCTGGAGTACCGCCCGTCCACCGGTGTCAGCGCCGACAGCTTCGAGTGGCTGCCGCGCGAGCTCCGCTCCGCCTGA
- a CDS encoding thiamine-binding protein, with translation MVEFTTEPFELVNFPDHAVAARRAVDEAGLAVSVGPFGTSAEGAADRVLAAVDRLLRESLEAGASRISFQVSVVPDAPEGVGTQ, from the coding sequence ATGGTGGAGTTCACGACAGAACCGTTCGAACTGGTCAACTTTCCGGACCACGCCGTGGCGGCCCGCCGCGCGGTGGACGAGGCAGGGCTGGCCGTCTCGGTCGGCCCGTTCGGCACCAGCGCCGAGGGTGCGGCCGACCGCGTCCTCGCGGCGGTGGACCGGCTGCTGCGCGAGAGCCTGGAGGCCGGCGCGAGCCGGATCTCCTTCCAGGTCAGCGTGGTCCCCGACGCCCCGGAAGGAGTGGGTACGCAGTGA
- the allB gene encoding allantoinase AllB, with the protein MPLSELPVATAVIRSRRVVLPDGERPADVLVRDGRIEQIAAHGSLLVGDAHLTDLGEVALLPGLVDTHVHVNEPGRTEWEGFATATRAAAAGGVTTVIDMPLNSIPPTTTVAGLDAKRKIAEGQAWVDLGFWGGAIPGNTGDLEPLHEAGVFGFKSFLAPSGVDEFPHVEAADLEAALTEQARIGALAIIHAEDPAVLEAAPQQPGTHYRDFLASRPDDAESTAVARLLDTARRTGARVHILHVSSAAVLPLLRQARADGVQVTAETCPHYLTLAAEEVPDGDTAFKCCPPIRDESNRDLLWAALAAGEFIAIVSDHSPSTPDLKLLQKYGGSGDFAKAWGGIASLQLGLPAIWTEARKRGHSLSDVVRWMAAGPASLVGLTGTKGAIAVGNDADLVAFDPDGEFAVDPDALHHRNPVTPYAGKTLTGTVQTTWLRGQVVDVDAEPFGRQILRTR; encoded by the coding sequence ATGCCGCTCAGCGAGCTGCCAGTGGCGACCGCGGTGATCCGCTCGCGCCGGGTGGTCCTCCCGGACGGTGAGCGCCCGGCCGACGTGCTGGTCCGGGACGGCAGGATCGAGCAGATCGCCGCCCATGGCTCGCTGCTGGTCGGCGACGCGCACCTCACCGACCTCGGCGAGGTGGCCCTGCTGCCCGGCCTGGTCGACACCCACGTGCACGTCAACGAGCCGGGCCGGACCGAGTGGGAGGGCTTCGCCACCGCCACCCGGGCCGCCGCCGCAGGCGGTGTCACCACCGTCATCGACATGCCGCTGAACTCCATACCGCCGACCACCACGGTGGCCGGTCTGGACGCCAAGCGGAAGATCGCCGAGGGTCAGGCCTGGGTCGACCTCGGCTTCTGGGGCGGCGCGATCCCCGGCAACACCGGCGATCTGGAGCCGCTGCACGAGGCCGGCGTCTTCGGCTTCAAGAGCTTCCTGGCCCCCTCCGGCGTGGACGAGTTCCCGCACGTGGAGGCCGCCGACCTGGAGGCCGCGCTCACCGAGCAGGCCCGGATCGGCGCCCTGGCGATCATCCACGCCGAGGACCCCGCCGTGCTGGAGGCGGCCCCGCAGCAGCCCGGCACGCACTACCGCGACTTCCTCGCCTCGCGCCCCGACGACGCCGAATCCACCGCCGTGGCACGGCTGTTGGACACTGCTCGGCGCACCGGCGCTCGCGTCCACATCCTGCACGTCTCGTCCGCGGCGGTGCTGCCGCTGCTGCGCCAGGCCCGCGCCGACGGCGTCCAGGTGACCGCGGAGACCTGTCCGCACTACCTGACGCTGGCCGCCGAGGAGGTCCCGGACGGCGACACGGCCTTCAAGTGCTGCCCGCCGATCCGCGACGAGTCCAACCGCGACCTGCTCTGGGCGGCCCTGGCGGCCGGCGAGTTCATCGCGATCGTCTCCGACCACTCGCCCTCCACCCCGGATCTGAAGCTCCTTCAGAAGTACGGCGGCAGCGGCGACTTCGCCAAGGCCTGGGGCGGCATCGCCTCCCTGCAGCTGGGCCTGCCGGCGATCTGGACCGAGGCCCGCAAGCGCGGCCACAGCCTGTCCGACGTGGTCCGCTGGATGGCGGCCGGTCCGGCCTCGCTGGTCGGCCTGACCGGCACCAAGGGCGCCATCGCGGTCGGGAACGACGCCGACCTGGTCGCCTTCGACCCGGACGGCGAATTCGCCGTCGACCCGGACGCCCTGCACCACCGCAACCCCGTCACCCCGTACGCCGGCAAGACCCTGACCGGCACCGTGCAGACCACCTGGCTGCGCGGCCAGGTGGTGGACGTGGACGCCGAACCGTTCGGCCGGCAGATCCTTCGTACCCGCTGA